DNA from Oncorhynchus masou masou isolate Uvic2021 chromosome 5, UVic_Omas_1.1, whole genome shotgun sequence:
AGGCTGCTGAGAAGAACTGGAGACTCTGGAGTATCCCTACCTCGGCTGGTAGTGACGTGAGCTGGTTGTGGGACAGGTTCAAGTGCCGGAGCTTGGTGCAGTAGAAGAGACGTGACGGAAGTTTCCGGAGCTTGTTCCAACTGACGTTCAGCGTCTCTAAGGACTTCAGCTTAGCAATGTGCTCAGGGATGTAGGTGATGCCGTTGTGCCAGAGACGAAGAGTTACCAGGCGCCGGCAATGTTGTAGACTCAAGATCTCCTCTACTGTCGTCAGCTTGTTTTCCTTCAGGTCCAGTTCCTGCAGGCTTGACAGGCTGAAGACTGCGCTGGGGATGCGCTCCAGCTCACATCCTATCAGCTCCAGAGAGGCCAGGTTGGTCAACTTCTTTAGGCTGCTGAAGGCTTGTAGTTTGAGGCCCTCATTATAGATGCAGAGACGCTGGAGGTTGACTGCCACATCCCCAACACTCGGAGGGATCTTGGTTAGGCGGCTGCGAAGCGTCAGGACTCTTAGAGCTTTGAGTTCTCTCAGGGAGTCTAAGGTTGCACTGCGGGAGAGTTCGTGGGTCAAAGTGCCACTCAGGTGGAGCTCTTCGAGACTCTGAAGTGTGTACATCCACATTGGTACCTGCTCCAGTCCTTCAAAGGCTAGCCGGAGGACCTTGAGGTTCTCTCTGAGGTGGGTCAGGGCAGCCAGTTGGAGCTTGGCAGGGCAGTGGATGAGGGACAGCTCCTGGAGAGAACCTAGCTGGATTACACTGGAGGAAATAGTCACGTTGTTTAGCAGCTCCAGTTTGAGAGATTCCACTTCAGGGACATCGAAGACGGTGTCGGGGAGACCCGGAAGCATGAAGAGATGGAGTTCCTGACGGTTGTCGGCGTTCCGGGAGAGGCGTCCCCGCAGCTTCTTGCCGGGCCACTCGTGGTTGAGGTTGACCTGGCGAAGACGGCTCTCGCTGACCTCGGAGAGGAAGACGGCGAAGCGTTTGGAGTAGAGCGCATCGTACTGGTCgctgagatggaggaggaacgcaAAGTCGTTCTTGACGTCTGGGATGTCGTTGATACCCGTCTCCAGCCTAACATGCTCAAAGGAATACTCTTTAAGAGGTCGATGGAAGAGCCAATAGAGGGTGTAGATGCACAGAAGTCCGTAGACTCCCACAAAGCAGATGTAACAGTAGCACAGCTTGGAGAAGAGGTGGGCTTTGGTGTGGTTGCAGCAGTAGATTTCGAAGCCGGTCAGCTCCGGAGGAACTGAGCAACGGACTACAATCTCAATGTTGGGGACCAATGCAGCGCTGTAACAGGTGATGAGGACAAACTTGAAGACTTTGAGGGAGGTCTGGAGAACGTACATCAGATAGAGCAGATCCGCCTCCTCCACATGCGTTCTGAACTTCTTCACCTTCTCAAACAGAGCTTTAGCCTGCTCCCCTTCCTTCCTGTCCAAGAGTGAATCCGCTGGCTGTAGTTCCGGGTTCTTCTTCTCTGGGTTTGACTTGATGGACGACTGCCGGAgaagtcccaccatctcctcctccgCCCCTGGCTCACTGTCCGGCGAGGCAGCGAACGCCGATGCCATCGACTTCGAAATGGTGTTCTTCCTCCATATCACCATCTTTTCCTCGCCACGCTCCTCAGACACCTCACTCAGCGCCCGGGTGGTCCATGGCGAGTCGAAACACTTCCCCAGGATGGTGACAAAGATCTCGATCTTGGATGATGTCCCAGGGAACTTGAACCAGAAGCTGCTGGCCACCATGAAGATCAATGTGTGGATTACCACCAGGTAGGGGAAGTACTTGCCGTACCAGTGCACGGCTCGTTCGTAGCAGTAATGGTTGACGAAGATGTACTGGTGGATGTCAAGGTTGTTCTTGCGTCCGTACACCTCCCGGATGATAGGGCTGTAAAAGAAGAATTTGATAGTCCCTCTGTAGATGCTGTACAGAccatcagtaacatttcaactaactatctactgACCTCACTCTAACCCAAAAACTATACTCTAAACGtaaaccttattctaaacctaaccctaaccttagcaagcagttgcttatcaacagatccAAACTATCCAAATAGACATGTGTCTTTTTGCTTTATCTGGCCACCAGATTTCCCACCTTAGGAGCTAGGATTCTAACCTCTacctctaggctacctacctGACGGGCTTGACTAAGGTATGGTGCTCCCATGTCTCGTTCTCGCCGTGGCTGCGGATGTGGCTGCAATCGATGGCCTCTGGAGTTGAGCTGGAGAAATGGCTGGGAAGGCAGGAGATCTTCTCCTGGGTGAGctatgatggagagagggagggagaaagagaagaagagtgaGTGCTATTGGAAAGATTAGGCAATGGAACAACATGCAGAGTAGCCACCTACATAACATAAGGCTTAGATTTTTGGGATCTATTTCTTTCCTGTTCCAGTTGATATCTAACAgacat
Protein-coding regions in this window:
- the si:zfos-323e3.4 gene encoding volume-regulated anion channel subunit LRRC8C, which produces MIPVTEFRNFASSQNPEFRVLKPWWDVFSEYLCIAMLMIGVFGCTLQLTQEKISCLPSHFSSSTPEAIDCSHIRSHGENETWEHHTLVKPVSPIIREVYGRKNNLDIHQYIFVNHYCYERAVHWYGKYFPYLVVIHTLIFMVASSFWFKFPGTSSKIEIFVTILGKCFDSPWTTRALSEVSEERGEEKMVIWRKNTISKSMASAFAASPDSEPGAEEEMVGLLRQSSIKSNPEKKNPELQPADSLLDRKEGEQAKALFEKVKKFRTHVEEADLLYLMYVLQTSLKVFKFVLITCYSAALVPNIEIVVRCSVPPELTGFEIYCCNHTKAHLFSKLCYCYICFVGVYGLLCIYTLYWLFHRPLKEYSFEHVRLETGINDIPDVKNDFAFLLHLSDQYDALYSKRFAVFLSEVSESRLRQVNLNHEWPGKKLRGRLSRNADNRQELHLFMLPGLPDTVFDVPEVESLKLELLNNVTISSSVIQLGSLQELSLIHCPAKLQLAALTHLRENLKVLRLAFEGLEQVPMWMYTLQSLEELHLSGTLTHELSRSATLDSLRELKALRVLTLRSRLTKIPPSVGDVAVNLQRLCIYNEGLKLQAFSSLKKLTNLASLELIGCELERIPSAVFSLSSLQELDLKENKLTTVEEILSLQHCRRLVTLRLWHNGITYIPEHIAKLKSLETLNVSWNKLRKLPSRLFYCTKLRHLNLSHNQLTSLPAEVGILQSLQFFSAAFNSLEQLPEELFSCKRLKTLALGNNCLLSLSPRVANLAQLVRLELKGNRLDSLPPEIGDCPLLKTSNLVVEDNLLDLLPSDVRSRMKDS